The Synchiropus splendidus isolate RoL2022-P1 chromosome 8, RoL_Sspl_1.0, whole genome shotgun sequence genome has a window encoding:
- the cep295 gene encoding centrosomal protein of 295 kDa isoform X2, protein MMKGKVSKLRLSPNEEAQLIREERERRRKLRIQQVREQQRYIAQQIRQNVERKRQRELDLLGEQLRTDWERQQREKLFALQNLYQESLQLVGQGQRSAKENEPDLQAIAQREEENQAKAEARYREALRELHTQKLRDSEKQRRCISARNRALQAEKERAAIVSSLPPPPPPIQVQSVVSKKPLVRRRYDVRAYANTNCHLSTAKVDREEESGQPNAQQGAEQEMRRLQDLHMEEERKRGEQIEMARHRGQEALKKEKHVQDRQRLLVELEHMQQTDLLRRRQQVSLMPAHITQSLYQRHEMKEDFQMDLEFAFNDLHTERRRNADVVHQLLPEPLPPPSPGRLDQELDVTQDDVPMLHEVNWEQEAPKDQPETTSQVDPSRPAHRQALRKLLDRIRNQAHQTVPCASQSSLIPVDELPADQIPEKDTSIETGSISNEERGGPPLGRPTYPPAVIEEDEVSSMADEQIPESVCDSDSRRKRELELEQEKQQQVLLLQELEQQKLMLEQMLSDAQQERDALKADATLETAAARPVPVTQDQGGTQQLEGGQDKVDLLPSLQVEPSAGMDDHSKRVREYQRRMLEQSRVHQRSVEVARQRLQDYQRALQIRYSLSAAPPAPCPEFPEPTQPSASLQAPTREGAAEAQLSLPHSVLPHLGLPPTAAAHRPSTSADVPTRDSPVPALPLDMLDSAMRNLTRPLLDSNQWSADVRQKVAQHLSGRLQPSKTYFPQEVLTTNHLGTSPPHQLLEHTTDDNQASRREAQQMAERMKEQKSLGWKLQEAERLLQQTQQEVERQGQELQELRRQRQLEQEAQRIVDQRRLEEEAKQQLEERKAHHLREVQRAVRRQQLQEPHTVMEQREEEERLRERLQETLELLRQRLQEMESQGRELEEFHRLLEGRRLEALEIQQRRLQLKRQEPEAQETRRVVEQREEEQQQLRHKLLEAQRLLQERQQDMERQGRELQEVRQLMELRSLEEIEAHVQQEERWPQQRIRAEEEQRHQEFEEAQAEALGEAWTPDEEAQVLMELRRGDQEEVKQMAPEVTDDVLASERIHQARLKILGSLLKAIEDSRGGSLSHLEEEVEGEQGEVVQLCTSSERMRPEQERPSPRAAKPPVTRVRLDQMEQHELSAIQEVDSPVNISQVAGQEDAGRSTSLAAVWLEEWSSSLSSDGVLQITSASSQDQQLPGRLSDEFMWRGRRLMGLGSTSGLSDSDSAKRSMSTPSSDSGRGADFSGPAGRTCRSPSELTRPTEGRHSTSPLRPTHSVSSPGVTEDPPADLQISGPASQEQEGSRWGAEWVDVSSLSHSSHISPGARSSLPSVESLFSDHSIQRIIDRYTRELDMSLSSAGKHTDPSSSLLEDPGPSVSQHSFVALTPREAEGGESSSSEQPASSKSGVSSSDLSDFPIPEQHSASEEPSVSADPGQDSFRPLVGQLDLSSSLTVDPQESRLDQLVGQPFAQSSMIGPPVTGSSVLRGWDSTVIRMAGRVTQLATPHTVPQVSEPLTAWLHESTEESVMRPLVWELDESSGPSGSSVNRSGGEASAVSAAPPHPSVPHEVPEHNPAAPSEDLLQEGSFFALLPEVTQNETADASMTFNPLQQEVSCASPAAADSSHSDPPEPERFRAELPGPAGPEPTVELSSLSLSSSNECEVTAFLVQPDLEDRWIDEDAPGEPLAPSGEAEGNMAAAPATQVSLVSSDQLCHFDPSGQKGILEQSEITLASLTDTTLQDSSRSPSEDEEMASKLEDEDPAPGVSQESEGGVRATVGVREEQVQEQPAPPAATLLQFQWGPVDPPDTYQQKRSALIQRSSRRVEDIRARRDQAKTERSPTQRAGSGGHITAGDQTTVQGQKKLLITSTGVCSDHRQVVTEEVKTCDPAQRRRGVVEMKRRTQRLYEQLEEVKVQRAARSRQEESARNRLKAQEFHKKTLVKLRARLPPPP, encoded by the exons ATGATGAAGGGAAAAGTGTCCAAACTGCGGCTAAGCCCGAACGAAGAAGCTCAACTCATTCGAGAGGAGcgggagagaagaaggaaactaCGGATACAGCAG GTGCGAGAGCAGCAGCGCTATATAGCCCAGCAGATCCGTCAGAATGTGGAGCGGAAGCGTCAGCGTGAGCTTGACCTGCTGGGGGAACAACTTCGGACGGACTGGGAGcgacagcagagagagaaacTCTTCGCTCTGCAGAACTTGTACCAAGAGAGTCTCCAGCTTGTGGGCCAGGGTCAGAGGAGTGCCAAAGAGAAT GAGCCTGATTTGCAAGCCATAGctcagagggaagaggagaatCAGGCCAAAGCAGAGGCGCGTTACAGAGAAGCTCTACGAGAGCTCCACACACAGAAGCTGAGAGACAGTGAGAAACAAAGAAG gtGCATCAGTGCCAGGAACAGAGCTCTGCAGGCTGAAAAGGAAAGAGCTGCCATAGTGTCcagcctccctcctcctcctcctccaattCAG GTTCAGAGCGTTGTTTCTAAGAAGCCACTAGTGAGAAGAAGATATGACGTGCGCGCATACGCCAACACCAACTGTCACCTGTCTACTGCTAAagtggacagagaggaagagtcCGGCCAG CCAAATGCACAACAAGGAGCAGAGCAGGAGATGAGGAGGCTTCAGGACCTgcacatggaggaggagaggaagagaggggagCAGATTGAGATGGCTCGGCACAGAGGGCAAGAGGCtttgaagaaggaaaaacatgTGCAG GACAGACAGCGGCTCCTCGTTGAACTGGAAcacatgcagcagacagacctgctgaggaggagacagcAGGTGTCACTGATGCCTGCTCACATCACCCAGTCACTTTACCAGAGACATGAGATGAAGGAGGACTTCCAGATGGATTTGGAGTTTGCCTTCAATGACTTGCACACAGAGAGAA GAAGGAACGCTGACGTGGTCCATCAGCTGCTGCCTGAGCCGCTTCCACCGCCGTCCCCTGGCCGCTTGGATCAGGAGCTGGACGTCACTCAGGATGACGTCCCCATGCTGCATGAGGTGAACTGGGAGCAGGAGGCGCCAAAGGATCAGCCTGAAACTACTTCTCAGG TGGATCCCTCCAGACCTGCTCATAGACAGGCGCTGAGAAAACTCCTGGACCGCATCAGGAACCAGGCCCACCAGACGGTCCCGTGTGCCAGCCAGAGTAGCTTAATCCCTGTGGACGAGTTACCAGCTGACCAGATCCCAGAGAAGGACACCAGTATAGAGACGGGCTCGATAAGcaatgaggagagaggaggacctCCCCTGGGTCGGCCCACGTATCCACCAG CCGTGattgaggaggatgaagtttCTTCTATGGCTGATGAACAAATCCCTGAGTCAGTGTGTGACTctgacagcaggaggaagagg gagctggagctggagcaggagaagcagcagcaggtgcttTTGCTGCAGGAGTTGGAGCAACAGAAGCTCATGCTGGAGCAGATGCTGTCTGATGCTCAGCAGGAGAGAGATGCCCTGAAAGCTGACGCAACCCTCGAAACTGCTGCTGCCAGACCCGTCCCAGTCACCCAGGACCAGGGAGGGACCCAGCAGCTGGAGGGGGGGCAAGACAAGGTTGATCTCTTGCCTAGTTTGCAG GTTGAACCCAGTGCTGGTATGGACGATCACTCCAAGAGGGTCAGAGAGTACCAGAGGAGGATGCTGGAACAAAGCAG GGTACACCAGAGATCTGTGGAGGTGGCTCGGCAGCGTCTGCAGGACTACCAGCGAGCTCTTCAGATTCGCTACAGCTTGTCTGCTGCGCCTCCTGCTCCATGTCCCGAATTTCCAGAGCCGACCCAACCTTCAGCATCTCTGCAAGCCCCTACCAGAGAGGGCGCTGCTGAGGCCCAGCTCAGTCTTCCTCATTCTGTATTACCACACTTGGGTCTTCCTCCCACTGCTGCAGCGCACAGACCTTCAACCTCTGCAGATGTTCCCACCAGAGATTCGCCAGTTCCAGCTTTACCTCTGGACATGCTTGATAGCGCCATGAGGAACCTGACAAGACCTCTCCTAGACTCCAACCAGTGGTCTGCAGATGTCCGACAGAAGGTTGCGCAGCATCTTTCAGGGCGACTACAGCCCtccaaaacatattttcctCAGGAGGTGTTGACTACAAATCACCTTGGAACCAGTCCTCCACATCAACTTCTGGAACACACAACTGATGACAATCAGGCTTCAAGAAGAGAAGCCCAACAGATGGCAGAGCGAATGAAAGAACAGAAGAGTCTTGGATGGAAACTCCAAGAGGCTGAAAGGCTGTTGCAGCAGACGCAACAAGAGGTGGAGAGGCAGGGACAAGAACTTCAGGAGCTGAGGAGGCAGAGGCAGTTGGAGCAGGAAGCACAGAGAATCGTTGATCAGAGGCGATTGGAGGAGGAGGCTaaacagcagctggaggaaaGAAAGGCTCATCATCTACGTGAGGTCCAGCGAGCAGTGAGGCGCCAGCAACTTCAGGAGCCACATACAGTGATGGAGCAACGGGAGGAAGAAGAGCGACTGAGAGAGAGGCTTCAAGAGACTCTGGAACTGTTGCGCCAGAGGTTGCAAGAGATGGAGAGCCAGGGACGAGAACTTGAGGAGTTCCACAGACTGCTGGAGGGGAGACGACTGGAGGCGCTGGAGATTCAGCAGAGACGACTGCAACTGAAGAGGCAGGAGCCAGAAGCTCAGGAGACTCGCAGAGTGGTGGAGCAGCGAgaggaagaacaacaacaactgagGCATAAACTTCTGGAGGCTCAAAGACTCTTACAAGAGAGGCAACAAGACATGGAGCGGCAAGGCCGAGAACTGCAGGAGGTCCGCCAGCTGATGGAGCTCAGAAGTCTGGAGGAGATAGAGGCTCAcgtgcagcaggaggagagatggCCACAACAGAGAATaagggctgaagaagagcaACGGCATCAAGAGTTTGAGGAGGCTCAGGCAGAAGCACTCGGTGAGGCATGGACCCCTGATGAAGAAGCCCAGGTGTTGATGGAGCTGAGGCGTGGAGAtcaggaggaggtgaagcag ATGGCGCCAGAGGTCACTGATGATGTTCTGGCGTCAGAGCGCATCCATCAAGCTCGTCTGAAAATACTGGGCTCACTTCTCAAGGCCATAGAAGATTCCAGAGGCGGCAGTCTGTCACacttggaggaggaggtggagggcgaGCAGGGAGAAGTGGTCCAGCTGTGCACCAGCAGTGAGAGAATGAGACCCGAGCAAGAGA GACCTTCTCCTCGTGCAGCCAAACCTCCGGTGACCCGCGTCAGACTGGATCAGATGGAACAACATGAGCTGAGTGCGATTCAAGAGGTGGACTCGCCGGTCAACATCAGTCAAGTCGCAG GTCAGGAGGATGCCGGGAGGTCAACATCACTGGCTGCTGTCTGGCTGGAGGAGTGGAGCTCGTCGCTGTCCTCTGATGGGGTTCTTCAGATCACCTCGGCATCTAGTCAAGACCAGCAGCTTCCTGGGCGACTCTCTGATGAGTTCATGTGGAGAGGGAGGCGGCTCATGGGCCTGGGATCCACTTCAGGACTGTCTGACTCTG ATTCAGCCAAGAGAAGCATGTCCACACCTTCGTCTGACTCTGGACGGGGAGCTGACTTCTCAGGACCAGCAGGGAGGACATGCCGCTCACCCTCAGAGCTCACCAGGCCGACTGAAGGTCGACACAGCACG TctcccctgagaccgactcactcCGTCTCCTCTCCTGGCGTCACCGAGGATCCTCCCGCTGACCTTCAGATCA GTGGACCAGCGTCCCAGGAGCAGGAGGGCAGCAGATGGGGAGCTGAGTGGGTGGACGTCTCCTCCTTGAGTCACAGCTCTCACATCAGCCCTGGCGCAAGAAGTTCCCTTCCTTCTGTGGAGTCCTTGTTCAGTGACCACAGCATCCAGAGGATCATCGACAGATACACCCGGGAGCTGGACATGTCCCTCAGCTCTGCTGGGAAACACACCG ACCCCAGCAGCTCCCTGCTGGAGGATCCCGGCCCTTCAGTTTCCCAGCATTCTTTTGTTGCGTTGACCCCGAGGGAAGCAGAAGGCGGGGAGTCCAGTTCGTCTGAGCAGCCTGCTTCTTCCAAATCTGGTGTCAGCAGCTCG GATCTGTCAGACTTCCCGATCCCAGAGCAGCATTCTGCCTCGGAGGAGCCGTCTGTTTCTGCGGACCCGGGTCAGGACTCTTTCAGGCCTCTGGTTGGCCAGCTGGACCTGTCATCCTCCCTGACTGTGGATCCTCAGGAGTCACGGCTGGACCAGCTGGTCGGCCAGCCCTTCGCTCAGTCATCCATGATCGGGCCGCCTGTCACTGGGAGCAGCGTCCTCCGGGGATGGGACTCCACTGTGATTCGCATGGCGGGCCGGGTGACCCAGCTGGCGACCCCTCACACGGTTCCGCAGGTGTCCGAACCACTGACCGCGTGGTTGCACGAGAGCACGGAGGAGAGTGTGATGAGGCCGCTGGTCTGGGAGCTGGACGAGTCCTCAGGTCCGAGTGGATCTTCAG TTAACCGGAGTGGTGGGGAAGCCTCCGCTgtgtctgctgctcctccacatcccaGCGTCCCTCATGAGGTCCCGGAGCACAATCCAGCCGCTCCGTCTGAGGATCTGCTTCAGGAAG gTTCTTTCTTCGCGCTCTTGCCAGAGGTCACCCAGAACGAGACAGCAGACGCCTCCATGACCTTTAACCCCCTGCAGCAGGAGGTCTCCTGCGCCTCACCCGCTGCCGCTGATTCCTCTCACAGCGATCCACCTGAACCGGAGCGCTTCAGAGCTGAGCTCCCGGGGCCAGCTGGGCCGGAGCCGACGGTGGAGCTCAGCTCGCTCAGCCTGTCCAGTTCAAATGAGTGTGAGGTGACGGCCTTCCTCGTGCAGCCGGATCTCGAGGATCGTTGGATCGACGAGGACGCACCCGGGGAGCCTCTCGCTCCTTCAGGGGAAGCAGAGGGGAACATGGCTGCTGCACCAGCGACCCAG GTGTCACTTGTGAGCAGTGATCAGCTCTGTCATTTTGACCCGTCTGGACAGAAGGGCATCCTGGAGCAGTCGGAGATCACACTGGCGAGTCTGACAGACACCACACTGCAGGACAGCAGCAGAAGCCCTTCTGAGGATGAGGAGATGGCCAGCAAGCTGGAGGACGAAGACCCAGCACCTGGTGTCTCGCAG GAGTCGGAAGGTGGAGTCAGAGCCACTGTTGGCGTGAGAGAAGAGCAGGTCCAGGAGCAGCCAG CCCCTCCTGCTGCGACCCTGCTGCAGTTCCAGTGGGGCCCCGTCGACCCACCAGACACCTATCAGCAGAAGCGAAGCGCCCTGATCCAGAGGTCGTCCCGGAGGGTCGAAGACATCCGGGCCCGCAGAGACCAAGCCAAGACGGAGAGGTCGCCGACACAGAGGGCAGGGTCAGGAGGTCACATCACTGCTGGAGACCAAACAACTGTCCAGGGACAGAAGAAGCTACTTATCACCTCCACAG GTGTCTGCAGTGACCATCGACAGGTGGTCACTGAGGAGGTGAAGACCTGTGACCCTGCGCAACGAAGACGAGGcgtggtggagatgaagagaCGAACCCAGAG GCTGTacgagcagctggaggaggtgaaggtccAGAGAGCCGCCCGCAGCCGGCAGGAGGAGAGCGCCCGGAACCGCCTGAAGGCTCAGGAGTTCCACAAG AAAACCCTGGTGAAGCTTCGTGCCAGACTCCCGCCGCCACCGTGA